The following coding sequences are from one Oceanimonas doudoroffii window:
- a CDS encoding putative monovalent cation/H+ antiporter subunit A, whose protein sequence is MLVAVLAGFILAALVPRLSPLLGKHIGWCLAALPAALFGYFASFWPRVTGGEVVHFYYDWIPSLNVSLSFLLDGLSLMFALLITGIGTFILIYAGRYLEGNPDRHKLMMYLLAFMSAMLGVVLCSNLIGLFVFWELTSITSYLLIGFNHEQEKARKAALQGLFVTMGGGLALMTGLIMLGWMAGSFELREVLAQGAALQQHGLFLPMMVLVLAGCFTKSAQTPFHFWLPNAMAAPTPVSAYLHSATMVKAGVFLMARLQPVMAGSDAWLLALSLFGAVTMTVGAVMSVCSTDLKRILAFSTVMALGTLTMLIGIGTPVALKAAMVFLLAHALYKGALFMAAGTLDHATGTKDVRELGGLRAHMPQTAWFLWLAALSLAGIPPLFGFIAKELMFEAALGAASLSLLLTLLSLITAVCIVAASALVAIKPFFGALKPTPKAPHEAPLALRLGFSVLATLSLVLGLVPGLAEPLLAAAVTAISGTQAADLDLALWHGINLPLLFSAAALVAGGLLYRGWDRVYQPLGKVIYPLSYGPERGYENMMDGLVRLARWQTQWLQNGYMTNYILTILITAIGLLVYAFWAHDAFVYSLSFEGVRLYEVVISLLMLVAVVYASATHLRLGSVAAVGVLGFAMALIYVFFSAPDLAITQVLVETLTVILLVLVLFRLPGFQDLSSVRTRWRDAAVAGVFGVLVTMMVLTVNQSSLGEGISDYLVANSYEVAHGRNIVNVILVDYRALDTLGEIFVLALAAIGVNAMIRFRWEDYR, encoded by the coding sequence ATGCTTGTTGCCGTTCTGGCAGGTTTTATTCTGGCCGCCCTGGTGCCGCGTTTGAGCCCTTTACTGGGCAAGCACATCGGCTGGTGCCTGGCCGCCCTGCCGGCCGCCCTGTTTGGCTATTTTGCGAGCTTCTGGCCCCGGGTGACCGGGGGCGAGGTGGTGCACTTTTATTACGACTGGATTCCCAGCCTGAACGTCAGCCTCAGCTTTCTGCTGGATGGCCTGAGCCTGATGTTCGCCCTGCTGATCACCGGCATTGGTACCTTTATTCTGATTTACGCCGGTCGTTACCTGGAAGGCAACCCGGACAGGCACAAGTTGATGATGTACCTGCTGGCCTTTATGAGTGCCATGCTGGGGGTGGTGCTGTGCAGCAACCTTATCGGCCTGTTTGTATTCTGGGAGCTGACCAGCATTACCTCCTACCTGCTGATCGGCTTTAACCACGAGCAGGAAAAAGCCCGCAAGGCGGCGCTGCAGGGGCTGTTTGTCACCATGGGTGGTGGCCTGGCGCTGATGACCGGGCTGATTATGCTGGGCTGGATGGCCGGCAGCTTTGAACTGCGCGAGGTGCTGGCGCAAGGGGCGGCGCTGCAGCAGCACGGGTTGTTCCTGCCGATGATGGTGCTGGTGCTGGCGGGGTGTTTTACCAAGTCGGCCCAGACCCCGTTCCATTTCTGGCTGCCCAATGCCATGGCCGCGCCCACCCCGGTGAGCGCCTACCTGCACTCGGCCACCATGGTCAAGGCTGGGGTCTTTCTGATGGCCCGGCTGCAGCCGGTGATGGCGGGCAGCGACGCCTGGCTGCTGGCACTGTCGCTGTTTGGTGCCGTGACCATGACGGTGGGGGCGGTGATGTCGGTGTGCAGCACGGATCTCAAGCGCATTCTGGCCTTTTCCACCGTGATGGCCCTGGGCACCCTGACCATGTTGATCGGCATCGGTACCCCGGTGGCGCTGAAGGCGGCCATGGTGTTTTTGCTGGCCCACGCCCTGTACAAGGGCGCCCTGTTTATGGCCGCCGGCACCCTGGATCACGCCACCGGCACCAAGGACGTGCGCGAGCTGGGCGGCCTGCGTGCCCACATGCCGCAAACGGCGTGGTTTCTGTGGCTGGCGGCGCTGTCGCTGGCGGGCATTCCGCCGCTGTTTGGCTTTATCGCCAAGGAGCTGATGTTCGAGGCGGCGCTGGGGGCAGCGTCGCTGTCACTGCTGCTGACCCTGCTGTCGCTGATCACCGCGGTTTGCATCGTGGCTGCCAGTGCCCTGGTGGCGATCAAGCCCTTCTTTGGCGCCCTCAAGCCCACTCCCAAGGCGCCCCACGAGGCACCGCTGGCCCTGCGCCTGGGGTTCAGCGTACTGGCAACCCTGAGTCTGGTGCTGGGGCTGGTGCCCGGACTGGCAGAGCCACTGCTGGCGGCGGCGGTCACCGCCATCAGCGGCACTCAAGCCGCCGATCTGGATCTGGCGCTGTGGCATGGCATCAACCTGCCGCTGTTGTTCAGCGCCGCCGCCCTGGTGGCCGGTGGCCTGCTCTACCGTGGCTGGGACCGCGTGTACCAGCCCCTGGGCAAGGTCATTTATCCGCTGTCTTATGGTCCCGAGCGGGGCTATGAAAACATGATGGACGGCCTGGTGCGGCTGGCCCGCTGGCAGACGCAATGGCTGCAGAACGGCTACATGACCAACTACATTCTGACCATACTGATCACCGCCATCGGCTTGCTGGTGTATGCCTTCTGGGCTCACGACGCCTTTGTGTATTCACTGTCGTTCGAGGGCGTGCGTCTGTATGAGGTAGTGATCAGTCTGCTGATGCTGGTGGCCGTGGTGTATGCCAGTGCCACCCATCTGCGGCTGGGGTCGGTGGCGGCGGTGGGCGTGCTGGGCTTTGCCATGGCACTGATCTACGTGTTCTTCAGCGCGCCGGATCTGGCCATCACCCAGGTGCTGGTGGAGACCCTGACGGTGATCCTGCTGGTGCTGGTGTTGTTCCGCCTGCCCGGCTTTCAGGATCTGTCCAGCGTCCGTACCCGCTGGCGCGACGCCGCCGTGGCCGGGGTCTTTGGCGTGCTGGTGACCATGATGGTACTGACCGTGAACCAGTCTTCCCTGGGTGAGGGCATCAGTGACTACCTGGTGGCCAACAGCTATGAGGTGGCCCACGGTCGCAATATCGTCAACGTTATCCTGGTGGATTACCGGGCGCTGGATACCCTGGGGGAAATTTTCGTACTGGCCCTGGCCGCCATCGGCGTTAACGCCATGATCCGCTTTCGCTGGGAGGACTACCGATGA
- the thiD gene encoding bifunctional hydroxymethylpyrimidine kinase/phosphomethylpyrimidine kinase produces the protein MHSSKAIILSIAGSDSGGGAGVQADIKAISATGGYACSVLTAITAQNTRGVSAVHPIPQDIIRAQLDAVFGDLPVAAVKVGMLGDADTINTVADALEQYRPRHLVVDPVMVSANGDMLLAPEAVQSLKQRLLPLADVITPNLPEAACLTDRQVPASLREVEPLLAALKELKCRAVLLKGGFLQQEPRSPDWLLHGDGMRCFDTPRVITTNTHGTGCTLSGALASYLAQGLELELAVASAKHYIERAIEAGARLKIGQGRGPVEHFFAR, from the coding sequence ATGCACAGCAGCAAAGCCATTATTCTCTCCATTGCCGGCTCCGACAGCGGCGGCGGTGCCGGTGTTCAGGCCGACATCAAGGCCATTTCCGCCACCGGTGGCTATGCCTGTTCGGTGCTCACCGCCATTACCGCCCAAAACACCCGTGGCGTGTCTGCGGTGCACCCCATTCCTCAGGACATTATTCGCGCCCAGCTCGATGCCGTGTTCGGCGATTTGCCGGTGGCGGCGGTCAAGGTGGGCATGCTGGGCGACGCCGACACCATCAACACCGTGGCCGATGCCCTGGAACAATACCGGCCCCGGCATCTGGTGGTGGATCCGGTGATGGTTAGCGCCAACGGCGACATGCTGCTGGCCCCGGAGGCGGTGCAAAGCCTGAAGCAGCGGCTGTTGCCCCTGGCGGACGTGATCACCCCCAACCTGCCGGAAGCGGCCTGCCTGACCGATCGCCAGGTACCGGCCTCGCTGCGCGAGGTCGAGCCGCTGCTCGCGGCCCTGAAGGAGCTGAAATGCCGGGCGGTGCTGCTCAAGGGCGGCTTTTTGCAGCAGGAGCCGCGCAGCCCCGACTGGCTGTTGCATGGCGATGGCATGCGCTGCTTTGACACTCCCAGGGTGATCACCACCAACACCCATGGCACCGGCTGCACCCTGTCCGGTGCCCTGGCGTCCTACCTGGCCCAGGGCCTGGAGCTGGAGCTGGCGGTGGCCTCGGCCAAGCACTATATCGAGCGCGCCATCGAGGCCGGTGCTCGCCTCAAAATCGGCCAGGGTCGGGGACCGGTAGAGCACTTTTTTGCCCGCTGA
- the polA gene encoding DNA polymerase I produces the protein MVAIPAKPLILVDGSSYLYRAYFASQQADLRTSDGRPTGAIRVVTNMLRSLHKQFPESRVAVVFDAKGKTFRDDIYPEYKAQRPSMPDDLREQIKPIHDIIRAMGLPLLIEEGVEADDVIGTLARQATEQQLDVVISTGDKDMAQLVSNHVLLMDTMKNSFLDRDGVVEKFGVPPELIIDLLALVGDKVDNIPGMPGVGEKTALALLQGLGSIDDIAAHTDKIAELGFRGSKSFAAKFAEHEEQVRLSYTLATIKTDVALQVGPAELQQAEPNVEALRALYQEFEFRNLLAELDSGDEQEQAPAAPALATDYQTITEQAQLDEWIARLKAAPLFAFDTETTSLNYRDARVVGVSFAVEAGQAAYVPFGHDYLDAPEQLSEEAVLGALKPLLEDDSRIKLGQNLKYDINVLKNHGIELKGALLDTMLESYALNSVQTRHDMDSMAAFFLNHTTTSFESIAGKGAKQLTFNQIPLEQAGPYAAEDADITLRLHHHLAEKLAAEPDLQSVFNDIELPLVPILASMEYTGVRIDGKLLATQSDEIAKRLKELELEAHELAGEPFNLSSTKQLGEILFTKLELPVIKKTPKGAPSTAEEVLQELALDYPLPKLLMEYRALSKLKSTYTDKLPQMVNEHSGRIHTSYHQANTATGRLSSSDPNLQNIPIRTTEGRRIRQAFVAEPGYKLVAADYSQIELRIMAHLSQDKGLLDAFAHGQDIHRATAAEVFGVPVDEVSTEQRRRAKAINFGLIYGMSAFGLARQLGIGRNEAQDYMNIYFERYPGVLRYMEDTREQASERGYVSTLFGRRLYLPEIKSKNGARRKGAERAAINAPMQGTAADIIKKAMVRVSDWLTRLPEGEVRMLMQVHDELVFEIREDKVDAYRENICALMQQAATLDVPLLVEAGVGDNWDQAH, from the coding sequence ATGGTTGCCATTCCTGCCAAACCCCTGATCCTGGTCGATGGATCTTCCTACCTCTATCGTGCCTATTTCGCCTCTCAGCAGGCGGATCTGCGCACCAGCGATGGTCGCCCCACCGGTGCCATTCGTGTGGTCACCAACATGCTGCGCAGCCTGCACAAACAGTTTCCCGAGTCTCGTGTGGCGGTGGTGTTCGATGCCAAGGGCAAGACCTTTCGTGATGACATCTATCCGGAATACAAGGCCCAGCGGCCGTCCATGCCCGACGATCTGCGCGAACAGATTAAGCCCATTCACGACATTATTCGCGCCATGGGGCTGCCGTTGCTGATCGAGGAAGGGGTAGAGGCAGACGACGTCATCGGCACCCTGGCCCGGCAGGCCACCGAGCAGCAGCTGGACGTGGTGATCAGCACCGGCGACAAGGACATGGCCCAGCTGGTGTCGAATCATGTGCTGCTGATGGACACCATGAAAAACAGCTTTCTCGATCGGGACGGCGTGGTGGAAAAGTTCGGCGTGCCGCCGGAGTTGATCATCGATCTGCTGGCGCTGGTGGGGGACAAGGTCGACAACATTCCCGGCATGCCCGGCGTGGGCGAGAAGACCGCGCTGGCGCTGCTGCAGGGGCTGGGCTCCATCGACGACATTGCCGCCCATACCGACAAAATCGCCGAGCTGGGCTTTCGCGGATCCAAGTCCTTTGCCGCCAAGTTTGCCGAGCATGAGGAACAGGTGCGGCTGTCCTACACCCTGGCCACCATCAAGACCGATGTGGCGCTGCAGGTGGGCCCGGCCGAGCTGCAACAGGCGGAGCCGAATGTAGAGGCCCTGCGCGCCCTGTATCAGGAATTTGAATTCCGCAACCTGCTGGCCGAGCTGGATTCCGGCGACGAGCAGGAACAGGCACCGGCTGCCCCGGCGCTGGCAACCGACTATCAGACGATCACCGAGCAGGCGCAACTGGACGAATGGATCGCCCGGCTCAAGGCCGCGCCGCTGTTCGCCTTTGATACCGAAACCACCAGCCTCAATTACCGGGATGCCCGAGTGGTCGGCGTGTCATTCGCGGTGGAAGCGGGCCAGGCCGCCTATGTGCCGTTTGGCCACGACTACCTGGATGCGCCCGAACAACTCAGTGAAGAGGCCGTGCTGGGGGCGCTCAAGCCGCTGCTGGAAGACGACAGCCGCATCAAGCTGGGGCAAAACCTCAAGTACGACATTAACGTGCTGAAAAACCACGGCATAGAGCTGAAAGGCGCCCTGCTCGACACCATGCTGGAGTCCTACGCGCTGAATTCGGTGCAGACCCGGCACGACATGGACAGCATGGCGGCGTTCTTTCTCAATCACACCACCACGTCGTTTGAATCTATCGCCGGCAAGGGTGCCAAGCAGCTGACCTTTAACCAGATCCCCCTGGAGCAGGCCGGCCCCTATGCGGCGGAAGACGCCGACATTACTCTGCGGCTGCACCACCACCTGGCGGAAAAACTGGCCGCCGAGCCCGACCTGCAAAGCGTATTCAACGACATCGAGCTGCCCCTGGTGCCGATTCTGGCCAGCATGGAATACACCGGCGTGCGCATCGACGGCAAGCTGCTGGCCACCCAGAGCGACGAGATCGCCAAACGACTCAAGGAGCTGGAGCTGGAAGCCCATGAGCTTGCCGGCGAGCCCTTCAACCTGAGCTCCACCAAGCAGCTGGGTGAGATCCTGTTCACCAAGCTGGAACTGCCGGTGATCAAGAAAACCCCCAAGGGCGCGCCGTCCACCGCCGAGGAAGTGCTGCAGGAGCTGGCGCTGGATTACCCCCTGCCCAAACTGCTGATGGAATACCGGGCCCTGAGCAAGCTCAAGTCCACCTATACCGACAAGCTGCCGCAAATGGTCAACGAGCACAGCGGCCGCATTCATACCTCCTATCATCAGGCCAACACCGCCACCGGGCGGTTGTCGTCGTCGGATCCCAACCTGCAGAACATTCCCATTCGCACCACCGAAGGTCGCCGCATTCGTCAGGCCTTTGTGGCCGAGCCCGGCTACAAGCTGGTGGCGGCGGACTACTCCCAGATTGAGCTGCGCATCATGGCGCACCTGTCTCAGGACAAGGGGTTGCTCGATGCCTTTGCCCATGGCCAGGACATTCACCGTGCCACCGCCGCCGAGGTATTTGGCGTGCCGGTGGATGAGGTCAGCACCGAGCAGCGTCGCCGGGCCAAGGCCATCAACTTTGGCCTGATCTACGGCATGAGCGCCTTTGGCCTGGCGCGTCAGCTGGGCATTGGCCGTAACGAGGCTCAGGACTATATGAACATCTACTTCGAGCGCTATCCGGGCGTGCTGCGCTACATGGAAGACACGCGGGAGCAGGCCAGCGAGCGTGGCTATGTATCCACCCTGTTCGGCCGCCGGCTCTACCTGCCTGAGATCAAGTCCAAAAACGGCGCTCGGCGCAAGGGCGCCGAACGGGCGGCCATCAATGCGCCCATGCAGGGTACCGCCGCCGACATTATCAAGAAGGCCATGGTGCGGGTGAGTGACTGGCTGACCAGGTTGCCCGAGGGCGAAGTGCGCATGCTGATGCAGGTGCACGATGAACTGGTGTTTGAAATTCGTGAAGACAAGGTGGACGCCTACCGGGAGAACATCTGTGCACTGATGCAGCAGGCGGCCACCCTGGATGTGCCCCTGCTGGTGGAAGCCGGGGTGGGAGACAACTGGGATCAGGCTCACTGA
- the elbB gene encoding isoprenoid biosynthesis glyoxalase ElbB, with amino-acid sequence MKKVAVILSGCGVYDGAEIHEAVLCLLHLARNGARYQCFAPDQPQHHVIDHRTGEEIGERRNVLTEAARIARGDIQPLSELNADDFDALLLPGGFGAAKNLCNFAFEGDACDVNHEVLAACRAFAKARKPAGYCCIAPVLMPRVYPAGVKGTIGTDAAVAEAFAAMGGEHIGCAVTDVVEDAHYQVISTPAYMLAQSITEADTGIGKLVKRLLEM; translated from the coding sequence ATGAAAAAAGTTGCCGTAATTCTGAGCGGCTGTGGCGTATACGACGGCGCGGAAATTCACGAGGCCGTGCTGTGCCTGCTGCACCTGGCCCGCAACGGTGCCCGCTACCAGTGCTTTGCCCCGGATCAACCCCAGCACCATGTGATCGATCACCGCACCGGCGAGGAAATCGGCGAGCGGCGCAACGTGCTGACCGAAGCCGCCCGCATCGCCCGGGGCGACATTCAGCCCCTGAGCGAGCTGAACGCCGACGACTTTGACGCCCTGCTGCTGCCCGGCGGCTTTGGCGCCGCCAAAAACCTGTGCAATTTCGCCTTTGAGGGCGACGCCTGTGACGTCAACCACGAAGTGCTGGCCGCCTGCCGGGCCTTTGCCAAGGCCCGCAAGCCCGCCGGCTATTGCTGCATTGCCCCCGTGCTGATGCCCCGGGTCTACCCGGCCGGGGTCAAGGGCACCATAGGCACAGACGCCGCCGTGGCCGAGGCCTTTGCCGCCATGGGCGGCGAGCACATCGGCTGCGCCGTGACCGACGTGGTGGAAGACGCGCATTATCAAGTGATTTCCACTCCCGCCTATATGCTGGCCCAAAGCATTACCGAGGCCGACACCGGCATTGGCAAACTGGTCAAGCGACTACTGGAAATGTAA
- a CDS encoding 7-cyano-7-deazaguanine/7-aminomethyl-7-deazaguanine transporter: MISASQYRTALIRLSLFHIAVIAASNYLVQLPFTLFGFHTTWGALSFPFIYLATDLTVRIFGAGLARRIIFAVMLPALASSYVLSVLFFEASYQGLGALAEFNLFVARIALASFMAYVLGQIMDVSVFNRLRQVRAWWVAPTCSTIFGNLIDTLAFFSLAFWRSPDPFMAEHWVEIAWVDYGFKLVFSLGLFVPAYGLLLKYLSRKVLGDEQAALQTSN, translated from the coding sequence ATGATTTCTGCCTCTCAATATCGCACCGCGCTGATTCGGCTGTCGCTGTTTCATATCGCGGTGATCGCCGCCAGCAACTACCTGGTGCAGCTGCCCTTTACCCTGTTTGGTTTTCATACCACCTGGGGCGCGCTCAGTTTTCCCTTTATTTATCTGGCCACGGATCTGACGGTGCGTATCTTTGGCGCCGGGCTGGCCCGGCGCATTATTTTCGCGGTGATGTTGCCGGCCCTGGCCAGCTCCTATGTGCTGTCGGTGCTGTTTTTTGAGGCAAGCTATCAGGGCCTGGGGGCACTGGCGGAGTTCAACCTGTTCGTGGCCCGCATCGCCCTGGCCAGCTTTATGGCCTATGTGCTGGGGCAGATCATGGATGTGTCGGTGTTCAACCGGCTGCGTCAGGTGCGCGCCTGGTGGGTGGCGCCCACCTGCTCCACCATTTTCGGCAACCTTATCGATACCCTGGCGTTTTTCAGCCTGGCGTTCTGGCGCTCGCCGGATCCCTTTATGGCCGAGCACTGGGTGGAAATCGCCTGGGTGGACTACGGTTTCAAGCTGGTGTTCAGCCTGGGCCTGTTCGTGCCCGCCTACGGCCTGCTGCTCAAGTACCTGAGCCGCAAGGTGCTGGGCGACGAACAGGCCGCCCTGCAAACCAGTAACTGA
- a CDS encoding DUF3630 family protein — translation MTPLKSEFPLTIDTFPDWAAELAQELELTVLEREAGADYHQWLVDFEGSRLLVCFQHYADCAWLQPLGGQDEATVAWLTEQWNRTQAGNSLQIKTND, via the coding sequence ATGACGCCATTAAAAAGTGAATTCCCCCTGACCATCGACACCTTTCCCGACTGGGCCGCCGAGCTGGCTCAGGAGCTGGAGCTGACCGTGCTGGAGCGGGAAGCCGGCGCCGACTACCACCAGTGGCTGGTGGACTTTGAAGGCAGCCGGTTGTTGGTGTGTTTTCAGCATTACGCCGACTGCGCCTGGCTGCAGCCCCTGGGTGGGCAGGATGAGGCCACGGTCGCCTGGCTGACCGAGCAGTGGAACCGGACGCAAGCCGGAAATTCACTTCAAATAAAGACAAATGATTAA
- a CDS encoding protein adenylyltransferase SelO, translating into MQLDNQYASFTWAGTPVAPTPLHSPRLLLINHDLAGELGISLEERQWLDITSGQRLPPEMTPFAQVYAGHQFGGFSPRLGDGRALLLGEVVTPGGTRWDLHLKGAGKTPYSRFGDGRAVLRSSLREYLASEALYHLHIPTTRALCLVGSDEPVYREQVEPGAALLRAALSHLRFGHFEYFYYSGQPEHIPALLDYLIDTQWPELKQQPQDYGALFDRVVTRTAELIAQWQAVGFCHGVMNTDNMSMLGLTLDYGPYGFLDAYDPGHICNHSDPAGRYAYDQQPAVGLWNLQRLAQALSGHIELDVLQASLGQYEHRLLTAYSELMRQKLGLEQWHEGDPALFRDMFGLMAEHRVDYSCWFRRLALLEAEGEPPASLIALLAKPEAWHDWFARYRARLALEGGTQAERRARMDAINPKYVLRNHLAQRAIERAEQGDMAEADTLLRLLARPFDEQPEFNDYAEPAPEWAASLCVSCSS; encoded by the coding sequence GTGCAATTAGATAATCAGTATGCAAGTTTCACATGGGCTGGAACACCGGTAGCGCCGACCCCGCTTCATTCTCCCCGGTTATTGCTCATCAATCATGACCTTGCCGGCGAACTGGGCATTTCACTCGAGGAGCGTCAGTGGCTGGACATTACCAGCGGTCAGCGGTTGCCGCCGGAAATGACGCCCTTTGCCCAGGTCTATGCCGGTCATCAGTTCGGCGGCTTCAGCCCGCGGCTGGGGGATGGTCGTGCCCTGCTGCTGGGGGAGGTAGTGACCCCGGGCGGCACCCGTTGGGATCTGCACCTCAAGGGCGCCGGCAAGACCCCCTATTCGCGCTTTGGCGACGGTCGTGCCGTGTTGCGCTCGTCGCTGAGGGAATACCTGGCCTCGGAAGCCCTGTACCATCTGCATATTCCCACCACGCGCGCGCTGTGCCTGGTGGGCAGTGACGAACCGGTTTACCGGGAGCAGGTCGAGCCCGGCGCCGCCCTGCTGCGGGCCGCCCTCAGCCACCTGCGCTTTGGCCACTTTGAATATTTCTATTACAGCGGCCAGCCCGAGCACATTCCCGCCCTGCTGGACTACCTGATAGACACCCAGTGGCCGGAGCTGAAACAGCAGCCCCAGGACTATGGCGCCCTGTTTGACCGGGTGGTTACCCGCACCGCCGAGCTGATTGCCCAGTGGCAGGCGGTCGGTTTTTGCCACGGAGTGATGAACACCGATAACATGTCGATGCTGGGCCTGACCCTGGATTATGGCCCTTACGGTTTTCTCGATGCCTATGATCCCGGTCATATCTGCAATCATTCCGACCCTGCCGGCCGTTACGCCTACGATCAGCAGCCGGCGGTAGGGTTGTGGAACCTGCAACGGCTGGCCCAGGCGCTGTCGGGACATATCGAGCTGGACGTGCTGCAAGCGTCGCTGGGGCAATACGAACACCGGCTGCTGACCGCCTATTCCGAGCTGATGCGGCAAAAACTGGGCCTTGAGCAGTGGCATGAAGGCGATCCGGCGCTGTTCCGCGACATGTTCGGCCTGATGGCCGAGCACCGGGTGGATTACAGCTGCTGGTTTCGCAGGCTGGCCCTGCTTGAAGCCGAAGGCGAGCCGCCGGCAAGCCTTATCGCCCTGCTGGCGAAGCCCGAGGCCTGGCATGACTGGTTTGCCCGCTACCGGGCCCGGCTGGCCCTTGAAGGCGGTACTCAGGCCGAGCGCCGGGCACGGATGGACGCCATCAACCCCAAGTATGTGCTGCGTAACCATCTGGCACAGCGCGCGATAGAGCGGGCCGAGCAGGGCGACATGGCCGAGGCCGATACCCTGCTGCGGCTGCTGGCACGGCCCTTTGACGAGCAGCCCGAGTTTAATGATTATGCCGAGCCGGCCCCCGAGTGGGCGGCATCCCTTTGTGTTTCCTGTAGTTCATGA
- a CDS encoding c-type cytochrome → MKKLMTAAAVMAMFAAPAFAAGDAEAGKAKSAVCAACHGADGISTMDIYPNLAGQKAAYLVSQLKAFKAGERNNPIMAPMAMPLSDQDMEDLAAYYAGL, encoded by the coding sequence ATGAAAAAACTGATGACAGCCGCCGCCGTTATGGCCATGTTCGCTGCTCCTGCCTTTGCCGCCGGCGACGCCGAAGCGGGCAAGGCCAAGTCTGCCGTGTGTGCCGCCTGCCACGGCGCCGACGGTATTTCCACCATGGACATCTACCCCAACCTGGCCGGTCAGAAGGCTGCCTACCTCGTCAGTCAGCTGAAGGCCTTCAAGGCCGGCGAGCGCAACAACCCCATCATGGCCCCCATGGCCATGCCCCTGTCCGATCAGGACATGGAAGACCTGGCCGCCTACTACGCCGGCCTGTAA